Proteins encoded in a region of the Massilia sp. UMI-21 genome:
- a CDS encoding TonB-dependent receptor codes for MCVPLYGLAQDVRNPINVVVVTGTRSEHSSFDLPAAVDIVDAAQIRDTQPRVNASEALAAVPGLVARDRQNYAQDLQISSRGFGARSAFGVRGVRLVADGIPATMPDGQGQAATFNLDMAERIEVLRGPFSALYGNHSGGVVQLFTREPKGAPAVETSFSAGSYGLRKLDVNAEGRSGKLGYLLDASRFETDGYRAHSAATRDQAYAKLVVEPSAHSRLVLTASGLRQDDTQDPLGITWATYQRDPRAAETDATDTQSPQRTLAERYNTRKSIDHQQFGLSWEQRFGPDRLLLTAYGGNRRVVQYLSFSRGFQAAPTNSGGVVDFDRDFHGIDANWRAVRELAGGTLRATVGIELARSVDARLGFENFIGDTFGLQGALRRDEQDEVRSVDPYAQLEWERGAWVLTGGVRRSRVRFDVSDRFLANGDDSGSVSYSHTAPLLGVLYKVSPSLNVYASAARGFETPTLNEQFYSGSGDGFNFGLAPAIGKHLEAGVKAMLAPGVRVNAAVYQVRTEGELVVDRSSGGRTSYRNASATLRRGGELSLDAELGAGWNARLALTALRAIYDEGFGAVPEGSRLPGIPKTSLYGELGWKEQSGRFGAALETIANGRVYAEDTNSATPAPGYAIVNARVQASQQLGGWKLRQFARLNNLFDRTYVGSVIVGDANRRYYEPAPGRNWVVGASAQYQF; via the coding sequence ATGTGCGTGCCGCTCTATGGCCTTGCCCAGGATGTGCGCAACCCGATCAATGTGGTGGTGGTAACCGGCACCCGCTCCGAACACAGCAGTTTCGACCTGCCCGCCGCCGTCGATATCGTCGACGCAGCGCAAATCCGTGACACCCAGCCGCGCGTGAATGCTTCCGAAGCCCTGGCGGCGGTGCCGGGTCTGGTCGCACGCGACCGCCAGAACTATGCGCAAGACCTGCAGATCTCGTCGCGCGGCTTCGGCGCCCGCTCCGCCTTCGGCGTGCGCGGCGTGCGCCTGGTGGCGGACGGTATCCCTGCGACCATGCCCGACGGCCAGGGCCAGGCCGCGACCTTCAACCTCGACATGGCCGAGCGCATCGAAGTGTTGCGCGGCCCCTTCTCCGCCCTGTATGGCAACCACTCCGGCGGCGTGGTCCAGCTCTTTACGCGCGAACCGAAAGGCGCGCCCGCCGTCGAGACCAGTTTCTCTGCCGGCAGCTATGGCCTGCGCAAGCTGGATGTGAATGCCGAGGGCCGCAGCGGCAAACTGGGCTACCTGCTGGACGCGTCGCGCTTCGAGACCGACGGCTACCGCGCGCACAGCGCCGCCACCCGCGACCAGGCCTATGCCAAGCTGGTGGTCGAACCGAGCGCGCACAGCCGCCTGGTCCTGACCGCGAGCGGCCTGCGCCAGGACGACACCCAGGACCCGCTCGGCATCACCTGGGCCACGTACCAGCGCGACCCGCGCGCCGCTGAAACCGACGCTACCGACACCCAATCGCCCCAGCGCACGCTGGCGGAACGCTACAACACGCGCAAGAGCATCGACCACCAGCAGTTCGGCCTGAGCTGGGAGCAGCGCTTCGGCCCCGACCGCCTCCTGCTGACCGCCTACGGCGGCAACCGCCGCGTGGTCCAGTACCTGTCCTTCTCGCGCGGCTTCCAGGCAGCACCCACTAATTCCGGCGGCGTGGTCGATTTCGACCGTGACTTCCACGGCATCGACGCCAACTGGCGCGCGGTGCGCGAACTGGCCGGCGGCACGCTGCGCGCCACGGTCGGCATCGAACTGGCCCGCTCGGTCGACGCGCGCCTGGGGTTCGAGAACTTCATCGGCGATACCTTCGGCCTGCAGGGCGCGCTGCGACGCGACGAACAGGACGAAGTACGCAGTGTCGACCCCTACGCCCAGCTGGAATGGGAGCGCGGCGCCTGGGTGCTTACCGGCGGCGTGCGCCGCAGCCGCGTGCGCTTCGACGTCAGCGACCGCTTCCTGGCCAACGGCGACGACAGCGGCAGCGTCTCCTACAGCCATACTGCGCCGCTGCTTGGCGTGCTGTACAAGGTCTCGCCTTCGCTGAACGTGTATGCCAGCGCCGCGCGCGGTTTCGAAACCCCGACCCTGAACGAGCAGTTTTACTCGGGCAGCGGCGACGGTTTCAATTTTGGCCTGGCTCCGGCGATCGGCAAGCACCTCGAAGCGGGCGTCAAGGCGATGCTCGCGCCCGGGGTGCGCGTCAACGCCGCCGTCTACCAGGTGCGCACCGAGGGTGAATTGGTGGTCGACCGCTCCTCGGGCGGCCGCACCAGCTACCGCAATGCCAGCGCCACGCTGCGCCGCGGCGGCGAGCTGTCGCTGGATGCGGAGCTCGGCGCCGGCTGGAATGCACGCCTGGCGCTCACGGCGCTGCGCGCCATCTACGACGAGGGCTTCGGCGCCGTGCCGGAAGGCAGCCGCCTGCCGGGCATTCCGAAGACCAGCCTGTACGGGGAGCTGGGCTGGAAGGAGCAGTCCGGGCGCTTCGGCGCGGCACTGGAGACGATCGCCAACGGCCGCGTCTACGCGGAAGACACCAACAGCGCCACGCCGGCGCCGGGCTATGCCATCGTCAACGCGCGGGTACAGGCCAGCCAGCAGCTGGGCGGCTGGAAGCTCAGGCAGTTCGCACGCCTGAACAACCTGTTCGACCGGACCTATGTCGGCTCGGTCATCGTGGGCGACGCCAACCGCCGCTATTACGAACCCGCGCCCGGACGCAACTGGGTCGTGGGCGCCAGCGCGCAGTATCAGTTCTAG
- a CDS encoding DUF3482 domain-containing protein yields MNDTLNNPATKIQFALVSHTNNGKTTLARTLVGMDVGEVRDAAHVTQFAEAHLLQQSDAGDTLLLWDTPGFGDSVRLLKRLSMTGNPIGWFLREVFDRYRDRPFWLSQQALRAAKEEADVILYLVNSSESPQDAGYLPSEMKILEWLGKPVAVLLNQMGPPRPGDDESGEQARWRQHLARFPVVKDVLALDAFARCWVHEHVFYEAIGRLIDEAKQPGYARLLTAWAATNQLRYDGALRVSAELLAAAARDLEPIPDEGRSMLRSALKAVGLGKDEQRRQELAMAALVARLNDRINGATARMLALYRIDPGQALAINARVRDNFAVRAPVDKAQAGLLGAVVSGAATGLSADLMAGGLTMGAGALLGAIVGGLTMAGAAWGFNQRLDRNKPSVQFADPFLQSLLTGAVLRYLAVAHFGRGRGNWVEGEAPAFWQLEVERALGERAAAHPDLWQSVRAAPDAAAAAQLVVAVLRPATDATLAKLYPGVALPGLVAVKP; encoded by the coding sequence ATGAACGACACGCTGAACAACCCGGCGACAAAAATCCAGTTCGCGCTCGTTTCGCATACCAATAACGGCAAGACGACGCTGGCCCGCACCCTGGTCGGGATGGACGTTGGAGAAGTGCGCGACGCCGCCCACGTGACCCAGTTCGCCGAAGCGCACCTGCTGCAGCAAAGCGACGCCGGCGATACGCTGCTGCTGTGGGACACGCCTGGCTTCGGCGACTCGGTGCGCCTGCTGAAGCGCCTGTCGATGACGGGCAACCCGATCGGCTGGTTCCTGCGCGAGGTCTTCGACCGTTACCGCGACCGCCCGTTCTGGCTCAGCCAGCAGGCGCTGCGCGCGGCCAAGGAAGAAGCCGACGTCATCCTCTACCTGGTCAACTCCTCCGAGTCGCCGCAGGACGCCGGCTACCTGCCGTCCGAGATGAAGATCCTCGAGTGGCTCGGCAAGCCGGTCGCCGTGCTGCTCAACCAGATGGGGCCACCGCGCCCGGGCGACGACGAGTCGGGAGAGCAAGCACGCTGGCGGCAGCACCTGGCCCGGTTCCCGGTGGTGAAGGACGTGCTGGCGCTCGACGCCTTTGCCCGCTGCTGGGTGCACGAACACGTCTTTTACGAAGCGATCGGACGCCTGATCGACGAAGCAAAGCAGCCCGGCTATGCACGGCTGCTCACGGCCTGGGCCGCCACCAACCAGTTGCGCTACGACGGCGCGCTGCGCGTCTCGGCGGAACTGCTTGCCGCGGCTGCGCGTGACCTCGAACCGATTCCGGACGAGGGTAGGAGCATGCTGCGCAGCGCGCTCAAGGCGGTCGGGCTGGGCAAGGACGAACAGCGGCGGCAGGAGCTCGCGATGGCGGCGCTGGTCGCGCGCCTGAACGACCGCATCAACGGCGCGACGGCGCGCATGCTGGCCCTGTACCGGATCGATCCGGGCCAGGCGCTGGCGATCAATGCGCGCGTGCGCGATAACTTCGCCGTGCGCGCGCCGGTCGACAAGGCCCAGGCAGGGCTGCTTGGCGCGGTGGTCTCGGGAGCGGCCACGGGCCTGTCGGCCGACCTGATGGCCGGCGGCCTGACCATGGGCGCCGGGGCATTGCTGGGCGCGATCGTCGGCGGATTGACGATGGCCGGCGCGGCCTGGGGTTTCAACCAGCGCCTGGACCGCAACAAGCCGAGCGTACAGTTCGCCGACCCCTTCCTGCAGTCGTTGTTGACGGGGGCGGTGCTGCGCTACCTGGCGGTGGCGCACTTCGGCCGCGGACGCGGCAACTGGGTCGAAGGGGAAGCGCCGGCCTTCTGGCAGCTCGAGGTCGAGCGCGCCCTGGGCGAGCGTGCGGCGGCGCATCCGGATCTGTGGCAGTCGGTGCGCGCGGCGCCGGACGCCGCCGCGGCGGCACAGCTGGTGGTCGCCGTGCTGCGTCCCGCTACCGACGCCACGCTGGCCAAGCTGTATCCGGGCGTGGCGCTGCCCGGCCTGGTGGCCGTCAAGCCCTAG